In Drosophila yakuba strain Tai18E2 chromosome X, Prin_Dyak_Tai18E2_2.1, whole genome shotgun sequence, a single genomic region encodes these proteins:
- the LOC6525581 gene encoding uncharacterized PE-PGRS family protein PE_PGRS54, with amino-acid sequence MRLFVTLCSLLVLSEAKPQGYNYGSGVSGSLTTSSGSSGGSGGGFLTAPSHSSVASYGPLGAFQTASVGSLVGSSSAPQSVSHYSGGQGATYTTGGGNGHGATYSTGGQGATYSTGGQGATYSTGGQGVTYSTGGNGATYSTGGQGATYSTGGSSNYGGSSFTGFGPSPNIGFGTLAGYQAPSYQQQQEQEVQRGFQEPIIHKQFFTVAAPEEHENLERSKHLVIGRPQKNYRVVFIKAPSSSNANVKLSAEYAPKEEKTVIYVLSKKDNQLEVNDIATPAPTVPSKPEVFFIKYKTEAEASHAQQQIQAEYDRIEGTSEHQDGGVAPAQSVVGILDGGAVGAASSGSSQYVSGVTGSTGGSSTYVSGGTGSTGGSSHYVSGGTGSTGGSYTTTSSSGGSSGGIAGGVISGGTIIKNAKSAVYLPPSGK; translated from the exons ATGCGTCTATTTGTG ACCCTTTGCTCTCTGCTGGTCCTCAGCGAAGCCAAGCCCCAGGGCTATAACTATGGCAGCGGAGTCTCTGGTTCCTTGACCACCTCCAGCGGATCCAGTGGTGGATCCGGCGGCGGTTTCCTGACCGCTCCCAGCCACTCCTCGGTGGCTTCCTACGGCCCGCTGGGCGCCTTCCAGACCGCCAGCGTTGGCTCCCTGGTGGGCAGCTCCTCTGCCCCCCAATCGGTGAGCCACTACAGTGGTGGTCAGGGAGCCACCTACACCACTGGCGGCGGTAATGGTCATGGAGCCACCTACTCGACTGGTGGACAAGGAGCCACCTACTCGACTGGTGGACAAGGAGCCACCTACTCGACTGGCGGACAAGGAGTCACCTACTCGACTGGTGGAAATGGTGCCACCTACTCGACTGGTGGACAAGGTGCCACCTACAGCACCGGCGGTTCTTCCAACTATGGTGGCAGCTCCTTCACCGGATTTGGACCCTCGCCCAACATTGGATTCGGTACTCTGGCCGGCTACCAGGCACCCagctaccagcagcagcaggagcaggaggtcCAGCGCGGCTTCCAGGAGCCCATCATCCACAAGCAGTTCTTCACCGTCGCCGCACCCGAAGAGCATGAGAATCTGGAGCGCTCCAAGCATCTGGTGATTGGACGTCCACAGAAGAACTACCGTGTGGTATTCATCAAGGCCCCATCCTCAAGCAATGCCAATGTCAAGCTGTCCGCCGAATATGCGCCCAAGGAGGAGAAGACCGTCATCTATGTGCTCAGCAAGAAGGACAACCAGCTGGAGGTCAACGACATTGCCACACCCGCACCCACGGTGCCCAGCAAGCCGGAGGTCTTCTTCATCAAGTACAAGACCGAGGCCGAGGCCTCTCACGCCCAGCAGCAGATTCAAG CCGAATACGACAGGATCGAGGGAACCTCAGAGCACCAGGATGGTGGAGTGGCCCCCGCTCAGTCGGTTGTGGGCATCTTGgatggtggtgctgttggtgCCGCCAGCTCTGGCAGCTCTCAGTACGTGTCCGGAGTTACTGGCTCCACTGGCGGCAGCTCTACCTACGTTTCCGGAGGCACTGGCTCCACCGGTGGCAGCTCTCACTACGTTTCTGGAGGCACTGGCTCCACTGGTGGCAGCTACACTACGACCTCGTCGTCCGGCGGCAGCTCTGGCGGAATCGCCGGAGGAGTCATCTCTGGTGGCACCATCATCAAGAATGCCAAGAGCGCCGTCTATCTGCCACCCAGTGGCAAATAG
- the LOC6525580 gene encoding serine/threonine-protein phosphatase 2A 56 kDa regulatory subunit epsilon isoform has protein sequence MSSFDSVSGSGSDSESDSDSDSQPRCIDSSLCEIKKRTELLAKKKVVLELYSCFLSGWTYYPGDEERKLDKMIVVKLLEHLDTKDVDDRTYVQSLLLRIYIKFKYLREFILKQFNDVFNRFTFESIECHCITELLDIYYDIIKDYSAPLKTNEEQVLLKVLLPLHKPQSMPSYFSTLIYCIIEFLQSNPSLIQRYVTGFLRLWPKTAYDKETLFLTEIASILVIQNEEEVTKVLEPAFKQIAKCLSSQSAKIAEQTLNLWEDEDLLELMRENNEVIMPIIFPSLYFMKKMHLSQRIQELVSTVMKELLMMNRELFLSLTIEQIRAEQKKTEPSNPP, from the exons ATGAGTAGCTTCGACTCTGtctctggctctggctctgaCTCTGAGTCTGACTCTGACTCTGACTCTCAGCCCAGATGCATTGACTCAAGTCTGTGTGAAATCAAAAAAAGGACGgagttgttggccaaaaagaaggTAGTCCTAGAGCTGTACTCTTGTTTCTTGAGCGGATGGACTTATTACCCCGGCGACGAAGAACGTAAGCTCGATAAGATGATTGTCGTAAAG CTATTGGAACACTTGGACACAAAAGATGTGGACGATCGCACATATGTACAGTCTCTGTTGCTGCGCATCtatataaagtttaaatatttgcgtGAATTTATTCTAAAACAGTTTAACGATGTATTCAATCGATTTACTTTCGAATCAATTGAGTGTCATTGCATCACAGAACTTCTGGATATTTATTACGA TATAATCAAGGACTATTCGGCGCCACTAAAAACCAATGAGGAGCAAGTGCTGCTTAAGGTCTTATTGCCTTTGCACAAACCCCAATCGATGCCAAGTTATTTCTCTACACTAATATATTGCATTATCGAATTTCTCCAATCGAACCCATCTTTGATTCAACGATATGTCACTGGTTTTCTGAGACTGTGGCCAAAGACAGCCTATGACAAGGAGACTTTGTTTCTGACCGAGATTGCCAGTATTCTGGTAATACAAAATGAGGAAGAGGTTACGAAAGTTCTGGAGCCGGCGTTTAAACAAATTGCTAAATGTTTATCCAGTCAAAGCGCTAAG ATAGCTGAGCAGACTCTCAATTTATGGGAAGACGAGGATTTATTGGAGCTTATGAGGGAAAACAACGAGGTCATCATGCCCATTATATTTCCATCACTATATTTCATGAAGAAAATGCATTTGAGTCAAAGAATCCAGGAACTCGTCAGCACTGTTATGAAAGAGTTACTGATGATGAACAGGGAGCTGTTTCTAAGCCTAACTATTGAACAAATACGcgcagaacaaaaaaaaacagagccTTCAAATCCGCCATAG